In Ailuropoda melanoleuca isolate Jingjing chromosome 7, ASM200744v2, whole genome shotgun sequence, one genomic interval encodes:
- the KLHL9 gene encoding kelch-like protein 9, whose protein sequence is MKVSLGNGEMGVSAHLQPCKAGTTRFFTSNTHSSVVLQGFDQLRIEGLLCDVTLVPGDGDEIFPVHRAMMASASDYFKAMFTGGMKEQDLMCIKLHGVNKVGLKKIIDFIYTAKLSLNMDNLQDTLEAASFLQILPVLDFCKVFLISGVSLDNCVEVGRIANTYNLIEVDKYVNNFILKNFPALLSTGEFLKLPFERLAFVLSSNSLKHCTELELFKAACRWLRLEDPRMDYAAKLMKNIRFPLMTPQDLINYVQTVDFMRTDNTCVNLLLEASNYQMMPYMQPVMQSDRTAIRSDSTHLVTLGGVLRQQLVVSKELRMYDERAQEWRSLAPMDAPRYQHGIAVIGNFLYVVGGQSNYDTKGKTAVDTVFRFDPRYNKWMQVASLNEKRTFFHLSALKGHLYAVGGRSAAGELATVECYNPRMNEWSYVAKMSEPHYGHAGTVYGGLMYISGGITHDTFQNELMCFDPDTDKWTQKAPMTTVRGLHCMCTVGDKLYVIGGNHFRGTSDYDDVLSCEYYSPTLDQWTPIAAMLRGQSDVGVAVFENKIYVVGGYSWNNRCMVEIVQKYDPEKDEWHKVFDLPESLGGIRACTLTVFPPEENPGSPSRESPLSAPSDHS, encoded by the coding sequence ATGAAAGTGTCTCTTGGTAACGGCGAAATGGGCGTCTCCGCCCATTTGCAGCCTTGCAAGGCAGGAACCACACGTTTTTTTACCAGCAATACTCACAGTTCGGTGGTATTGCAAGGCTTTGATCAGCTTAGAATAGAAGGCTTGCTTTGTGATGTGACCCTGGTACCAGGGGATGGGGATGAAATCTTCCCCGTTCACAGAGCTATGATGGCGTCTGCTAGTGATTATTTCAAGGCAATGTTCACAGGTGGAATGAAAGAGCAAGATTTAATGTGCATTAAGCTTCATGGGGTGAACAAGGTTGGtctgaagaaaataattgattttatttatactgCAAAACTTTCTCTTAATATGGACAATCTCCAGGACACGCTTGAAGCTGCCAGCTTTTTACAGATTTTACCTGTTTTGGACTTCTGTAAAGTATTTCTTATTTCAGGAGTCTCTTTAGATAACTGTGTTGAAGTCGGACGAATTGCCAACACCTACAATCTTATCGAAGTGGATAAATATGTCAACAATTTCATCCTGAAGAATTTTCCTGCATTACTGAGTACTGGGGAATTTCTCAAACTCCCCTTTGAGCGGCTTGCTTTTGTGCTTTCTAGTAATAGTCTTAAGCACTGTACTGAACTTGAGCTCTTCAAGGCTGCCTGTCGCTGGCTAAGGTTGGAAGACCCTCGGATGGATTATGCTGCAAAATTAATGAAGAATATTCGATTTCCATTGATGACACCCCAGGATCTCATCAATTATGTGCAGACAGTAGATTTCATGAGAACAGACAATACCTGTGTGAATTTGCTTCTAGAAGCTAGCAATTACCAAATGATGCCGTATATGCAGCCAGTGATGCAGTCAGATAGAACTGCCATTCGCTCTGACTCGACACACTTGGTCACATTAGGAGGAGTTTTGAGGCAGCAGCTGGTTGTCAGTAAAGAATTACGGATGTATGATGAAAGGGCACAAGAATGGAGATCTCTAGCCCCCATGGATGCTCCTCGTTATCAGCATGGTATTGCTGTCATTGGAAACTTTCTTTATGTCGTTGGTGGTCAAAGTAATTAtgatacaaaaggaaaaactgcTGTTGACACAGTTTTCAGATTTGATCCTCGGTATAATAAATGGATGCAGGTAGCATCATTAAATGAAAAGCGCACATTTTTCCACTTGAGTGCCCTCAAAGGACATTTATATGCTGTTGGTGGGCGAAGTGCAGCTGGTGAGCTGGCCACAGTAGAATGTTACAACCCAAGGATGAACGAGTGGAGCTATGTTGCAAAAATGAGCGAACCCCACTATGGCCATGCTGGAACAGTGTATGGAGGCTTAATGTATATTTCAGGAGGAATTACTCACGACACTTTCCAAAACGAGCTCATGTGTTTTGACCCAGATACAGACAAATGGACACAGAAGGCTCCGATGACTACAGTCAGAGGTCTGCACTGCATGTGTACAGTTGGAGACAAGCTCTATGTCATCGGTGGCAATCACTTCAGAGGAACAAGTGATTATGATGATGTTCTAAGCTGTGAATACTATTCACCAACCCTTGACCAGTGGACACCAATTGCTGCCATGTTAAGAGGTCAGAGTGATGTTGGAGTTgctgtctttgaaaataaaatctatgttGTAGGTGGTTATTCTTGGAATAATCGTTGTATGGTTGAAATTGTTCAGAAATATGACCCAGAAAAGGATGAGTGGCATAAAGTTTTTGACCTTCCAGAGTCACTTGGTGGCATTCGAGCTTGCACTCTCACAGTTTTTCCACCCGAGGAAAACCCTGGGTCACCTTCTAGAGAATCACCTCTTTCAGCACCTTCAGATCATTCTTAG